The Mesorhizobium sp. AR10 genome includes the window CACCGAAGGGTTGGGCCTGGAAGGCTATTGGGGCCACCGCAATCTGTTCGGCCGGGCCGAGAAGCTGCGCATCGACGGCAAGATCAGCGGCATCGGCAGCAACGATCTGGGCGAGCTCAACTACAATGCCGGCATCATGTTCGAAAAGCCTGGCGTGGTCGGGCCGGCATCGAAGTTCTTCACCGGCGTCAAGACCGTGCTCGAACATCCCGATGCCTATGACCATTTCTCGGTCAAGGGCAGCGCCGGTCTGTCCTACGAACTCGACAAGAGGCAGACTGTTTCGGCGGAGGTCGCGCTCGACTATTCGAAGATCACCGACGCTTTCGGCAAGCACAAATATCTGATCGCCAGCATTCCGCTGCAATATGTCTTTGACAACCGCGACAATCGGCTCAATCCAACCAAAGGCTTCAGGGTGCTGGCCTATGCCGAGCCGAGCTACGACATCTTGAGCGGGGCGGCGTTCGTCAAGCTGAAGGGCGAGGGATCGGCCTATCAGTCGCTGGACAGCGGCGGCAAGTTCGTCTTCGCCGAACGCGTCGCCATCGGCTCGATTGTCGGCGCCGGTCTTCAGGACGTCCCGGCCGACCGTCGCTTCTACTCCGGTGGCGGCGGATCCGTGCGCGGTTACGCCTATCAGGGCATCGGTCCGAAGGACATTGACGGCCAGCCCATCGGCGGGCTTTCCTTCTTCGAGACATCGGTGGAGATGCGCATCGCCGTCACCGACACGATCGGCATCGTGCCGTTCGTCGATGCCGGTACTGTCTCGACCACGCAATTTCCGAATTTTTCCGACATGAAGGTCGGCGCCGGTGTCGGCTTGCGCTACATAACGCCGTTCGGGCCGCTGCGCATCGACGCCGCAGTGCCGCTCAATCGTGACCCCGGCGACCCGCGGTTCGGTATCTATGCCGGTATCGGCCAGGCTTTCTGATGCGATGAAAACGTTCAAACGCATCCTTCGCATCTTCCTTTACACGCTGCTCATCGTTGTGGCGGGGGCAGTCGGTGCGCTCATCGTATTGACCAAGACCGAGCGTGGCCGCGACAACCTCGCCGGCATCATCTCGACCATGGCTTCGACGGACGACCGCAAGGTCACGGTCAGCGGCATCGACGGCATCTGGTCCGGCGCGCTGAGCGTCGACCATGTCGTGCTGGAAGACCGCCAGGGTGCCTGGCTGGTGGCGCGCAAAGTGGCGGTCGACTGGTCGCCATTGGCGCTGCTGTCGAAAACCTTCAACGCCGACCGCATCGCTGCCGAGCGCATCGAACTGGCGCGGCTGCCGGTGGCCGGCGCTCAGCAGCCCGATCAAAGCGGCACGACCACGCTGCCGGTATCGATCGACGTCAAGCAGATCGATCTTCCCGAAATCGCGCTTGGGCCGGCCCTGGCAGGAACCGGCATTGCCGAACTTGTGGCAAAGGGCTCGCTCAAGGCCGACGCTGCGCCGCTGGCAGTCGAGACGAACCTCAACATCACACGCCGCGACGGCAAGCAAGGCACGGTCGACGCCAAGGTCCATTTCGCGCCCGCCGACAACAAGCTCGACCTCGATCTGAAGGCGTCGGAGCCGGCCGGTGGCATCATTGCCAATCTGCTCAAACTGCCAGATGCGCCTCCGGTCGACATCGTTGTCTCGGGCACGGGCCCGGTCGCCAACTGGAGCGGCGTCGGTACCTTCATCGTCGGCGGCCAGATCGTCACCCAGCTGACCGGCCGCCACCAACTCACCGACAAAGGCAACCATGTCGAAGCCAAAGGCGATGGCGACTTCGCGCGCTTCCTGCCCGAAAACCTGAAGTCGGTGTTTGCGGGCAGGACCAGCTTCGACCTCGCCGGGACCGCGACCGCGGCCGGCGGCGTCGATGTCGAGCGCGCCAATATCGACAGCGACGCCGTGCACGGCACTGCCGCCGGTATCGTTGACCCGAACGGCGCCAGCGATCTCTCGGTCGAACTCGCGGCCAAGGGCCCGCCGATCGTGCTCAGCCTTGGCAGCAAGGCGCAGCCAGTGACGGTGGCGATCAAGGGCGCCACGGCGCGCGCCTTCGGCGACGGCAAGGCGCCGATGGTCGACATCGGCGCCTCCTTTGTCTCGATCGTGGCGGGCGGCACGCGGCTCGACAATCTGGCGGCGCAAATCCATTCCGACGGCTTCGACGTCCAGAACCGCAGCGGGCCGGTCACTGTCAAGCTGGAGGCCGGCGGCCTGAACACCGATCTGGCGACGCTGGCGCCGCTGATCACAGGCAAGGTCACGGTCGATCTTGCCGGATCGGTCAGCAAGGATGCCGTCGCGATCGACGAGGGCACGCTGCGCAGCGACGCGCTCAATGCCTCGCTGACCGCCAATGTGGCGCTGGCCGACCTGTCGATGCAGCTCAAGATGAACGCTGATGCCGTCTCGACGGCACTGCCGCCGCAGATCAGCGCGGTTCTTGGCGCGCGGGTGAAATTCTCGGCGACCGCGACCCGTGACCCGCAAGGGTCTTTCGCCGCCAATTCGCTGGAATTCACCTCCGGCTCGCTCAGCGCCAGCGGTACTGCCAGCGCGCAAGGCACCGACATCCAGGCCGACATCAAGGGCACTCTGGGTGATGTTTCGGTGCTGTCGCCCATGGTTGGCGTGCCGGTCGCCGGCGGCATCGATTTCGCGCTGACGGCAAGCGGTGCGCGCTCCGCGCCGGATTTCTCGGTCTCCGCCAACAGCGAAAGCCTGACGGCGTCGGGCCGCACGGTGAAGGACATCAAGCTGACAGCGACAGGGAAGGCCGATATCGCCAATCCCGCGGCGGATGTCTCGTTGACTGGCTCCGCCAACGACCAGTTGCTCGACATCAAGGCGGCGCTGGTCACGTCAGATGGCAAGCGGTCCGTCAACGGGCTCAGCGTGTCGCTGGGCGACAACAAGGTTTCGGGCGACCTCGCGCTCGACGACAGTTTGCTGCCGCTCGGCACGCTGACGCTCGATGCACCCGACATTGGCCCGCTGGCAGCACTTGCCGGGCAGACGGCCGCCGGCGACGTGCGTGGCACCATCCGCTTTTCGAACGACGGTGGCGCGCCGACCGTCGCCATCGACGCAACGAGCGCCACGATTTCGCGCGGCGAGCTGGCGGCCAAGACCATCGCCGTCAACGCGCTGGTCGCCAACTATCTCAAGGCTCCGGCGATCTCCGGCACGATCAAGGCCGATACGGTGACCTCCGGAACCACTGAGATCAGTGGCATCGGCGTCGACCTGAAGCGCGATGGCGACTGGACCGGCTTTACCGGCGGTGCCACCATTGCAGGCATTCCAGCCACAGCTGCCGGCCGGGTGAAGATCGCGGATGGCACGATAAGCGTCGAGATCGCTTCGGGCGAGGCGACCATTCGCGGCATCAAGGCGGCGATCGCGCAGCCATCGACATTGAGCATCGCCAATGGAGCAGCCAGTATCGAGAAGCTGGCACTCGATGTCGGCGGCGGCTCGGTGAGCGTATCCGGCACCGCTGGCCAGACGCTCGATCTCGCGGCTACCTTCTCGGCATTGCCGGCAGCCCTTGCCAATGATTTTTCGCCCGGCCTCGACGCCACTGGCACGCTCGGCGGAACGGCTGAAGTGACGGGATCGGCTGCTGCCCCGGACATTCGTTTCAATGCGCAGCTCAGCGGCGCGGAAACCAGCCAGACCCGCCAGGCCGGACTCGGGCCGCTCGCGGTCGATGCGGCAGGCAGCTTCACGACCGCCGGCGGTATCGCCATCGACCACGCGACACTTTCCGGCGAAAAGATTTCTGGCAAGGCGGCCGGCACCATCAATCCCAACGGCGCCAGCGATTTCTCGCTCGACCTTGCCTCGGCCGGTCCGAGCCTGCCGCTGGCGTTCGGCAGCACTGAGAGCCCGATCAAGCTCGAGCTGCAGGCGCTGTCGGTGAAAGCCGCCGGGCAAGGCACGCAGCCGAAGCTCGATATTTCCGCGACGCTTCCCTCGGTCGCGACGAATTTCACCAAGGTCGAGGGGATCACCCTGGCCCTCCACTCAGACGCTTTCGATGTGAAGAGCCGCACGGGGCCAATTTCCGGCACGGTCTCGGCGGAAAAGATCGGTCTCGACAATCCGGCGATCGCGCCGCTGATTGCCGGAAAGATCACGGCAAAGGTTGCCGGCAGCCTCGCCACCGATGCCATTGTCATCGACACCGGCTCGGTGACGAGCGATGCGCTGAATAGTGGCTTCAACGGCCGGGTTTCGCTGGCTGACGGCGCCATAGACCTCAACCTCAAGGCGGATGCCGCCTCGGCGGCACTGCCGGCGGCGGTGCGCGGCATGCTTGCCGAACGTACCGAAATCAGCGCCGTGCTGAAGCGAGATGCCAATGGCAACGTCACAGCCAACCCGGTCAAGCTTGCCTCCGGCGCGCTGACCGCTGACGGGCAGGCCAGCCTTGCCGACGGCAAGGTCGTCGCCGACATCAAGGGCGCTCTGACCGACATTTCGCTGCTGTCGAAAGATGCCAAAGGCGCCATCGCTTTTGCGTTGAATGCGCAAGGGCCCAGCACTGCGCCGGACCTGTCGCTGACGGTTACCGGCGACCGGCTTTCGGTCGCGGCGCGCGAGATCACCGGGCTGAAGCTCACGGCCACCGGCAAGGCCGATGCCGCCAATCCGGCGGCCAACGTGCAACTGACGGGAAATGTCGCCGGTCAGGCCCTGCAAGGCAGCGCGGTGCTGGCGACTTCGGATGGCAAGAGCGCCATCAACGGGCTGTTGCTGTCGCTGGGCAAGAACCGGATTTCCGGCGACCTGGCGCTCGACGAGGCTTTCGTGCCGGTCGGCACTGTTTCGCTCGACCTGCCTGACATTGGCCCGCTTGCAGCCCTTGCGCTGGAAAAGGCGGAAGGCGATGTGCGCGGCACGATCGTCTTCTCGAAGACCGGCACCGCGCCGCAAGTCGCCATCAAGGCGGCCACGGCTTCCATCTCCCGTGGCGACCTTTCGGCGAAGACCGTATCGATCGATGCGCTGATCGCCGACTATCTCGCCGCACCGGTAATCTCCGGCAAGATCCGTGCCGACAGCGTCACCTCCGGCACCACCGTCATCCGTGGCATCGATGTCGACCTCACCCGTGATGGCGACTGGACCGGCTTTTCCGGTGGCGCCACCGTTGGGGATATTCCGGCGAAGGCCGCCGGCCGGGTGAAGGTGGCCAACGGCACGACCACCATCGAACTCACCACTGGCCAGGCGACCATCCGCGGCATCAAGGCGGCCATCGCCCAGGCCTCGACCATCACCATCGCCAACGGCGCGACGGCTTTGGACAAGCTCGTGCTCAACCTTGGCGGCGGCACGGCGACGGTGACGGGCAAGGTCGGGCAGGCGCTCGACCTCAGCGCGACGCTGGCGCGGGTTCCGGCCTCGCTAGCCAACAGCTTCTCGCCGGGCCTCGATGCCGCTGGTTCGATCTCCGGTACGGTGAAGGTGACGGGCGCGCCGGCCAATCCGGCTGTTGCCTTCAACATCGATGCCACCGGGGTGCAGACGTCGCAGACCCGCGGCGCCGGCTTCGGTGGGATGAGCGTGTCGTCGTCGGGCACCTTCGCCGGCAACAAACTGGCCTTCCAGGCCAATATTGGCGACGGAGCCGGTCTCGGTCTCAAGGGCGGCGGCACGGTGACGACATCGGGCACGCCCGCCCTTGTGCTCGATTTCTCAGGCAAGGTGCCGTTCGGCTTCCTGACCCGGAATCTCGCCGCGCAAGGCCTGTCGCTAACCGGCACGGCCGATGTCAATGTGCAGGTGCGCGGACCGGCAACGTCGCCGGTGATCGGCGGCACCGTCAGCACGTCCGGCGCCCGTCTGGTCGATGCGCGCTCGGGCCTCGCCGTCAACGACATCACCGCCGATGTTTCGATCGGCAGCGGCGTAGCCAGGATCAACCGGTTGACCGGTACGCTGTCGACGCGCGGCAGCCTTTCGGCCAGCGGCACGGTCGGCATCAATCCGGGGCAAGGTTTCCCGGCCGACCTGTCGATCAAACTGGTCGACGGCCGCTACACCGATGGCCGGGTGGTCACCGCCAATCTCGGCGGCGACCTGACCATCAAGGGACCGCTCACCTCGGCGCCGGTGATTTCGGGCACCGTCAATCTGGCCAAGACCGTCATCACCGTACCCGAAAAGCTGCCCGGCTCGCTGGCGGCGCTCGACGTCAAGCACAAGAACGCGCCGGGCGCCGTGCGGGCGCAGGACAAGGCGCTGCGGCCGGCGACCGCGAGCGGTGGCGGTGGCAGTGGCCTCAACCTCGATGTCACCATCCATGCGCCAAACCAGATCTTCATCCAGGGCAGGGGCGTCGATGCCGAGCTTGGCGGCTCGCTCAAGCTGACCGGCCCGGCATCGTCGCCGCAGGCGGTCGGTACCTTCACCTTGCAGCGCGGGCGGCTGTCGATCCTCGGCAAGCGGCTGACCTTCACCGAAGGCACGGTCGGCTTCTCGGGTTCGCTGGTGCCGTACCTCAACCTCACGGCTGAAACAACGACGACCAGCGCCACCGTCACCATCGTGGTGTCGGGCGAGGCGACCAATCCGAAATTCACCTTCTCGTCCGTGCCGGCGCTGCCCGAGGACGAGGTGCTGGCGCAGCTGATCTTCGGCCGCTCGATGTCGAACCTGTCGCCGCTGCAGATCGCCCAGCTTGCCGAGGCTGCCGGACAACTGGCCGGCGTCGGCGGTTCGACCTCACTGCTCGAAAACCTGCGCAGCGCGATCGGCGTCGACGATCTGGACGTGACGACGGACGACGAGGGCGGCACCGCCGTCTCGGCAGGAAAGTATCTGAACGACCGTACCTATGTGACGATCCAGAAAGGCGACAAGCCGGGTTCGGGCAAGGCGACGATCGATCTCAATGTCGGGCGCGGGGTCAAATTGCGCGGCGAGGCCAATGATGCCGGCGAAGCCAAGGGCGGCATTTTCTACGAAAAAGAATATTGAGGCATTCGGCTAGTCCTGATGCTTGGCGCATCGAGGGGCGACAGGAGCGTCAGTGCGTTTGGCCTGCTATCGATCCGGAGCTGGCGCTACTCTAATCCTTCTAATGTCTCATTTTAATCGACTGCGGAGATTCTAGCGAAATCCGCCGGGCAGTAGCAATTTTGCGCCAAGACTGTCGTTATCGCGCGAACCGCTCTCCTTTCAAAGTTGCACATTCCCCAACATGTTCCCAACCCGCGCCGTCTTTGACATCACGGCCCGGATGCGGAATGTTAAAAGGCAGAAAGCCAACAATGGGAGTTTGTCATGAGAATCTACAAGAGTAATGGGGATCGCGTTCCGGATCACATCCTGGCGCTGGCTGAAGAAGCCAGGGCAGGCAACGTGGATCGCCGCGAATTCCTCGCGCTGGCCAGCGTCTTTGGTGCGTCGACGGCGATGGCCTACGGAATGCTTGGCCTTGCTGCGCCGACTGCCGCCAAGGCGGAAGAGGTACAGGGCAAGAAAGGCGGCATCCTGAAGGTCGCGCAGTGGGTCAAGGATCCCAAGGATCCGCGCAAGGCCGACTGGTCGGAAATGGCCAATGCCTCGCGCCAGGCGCTCGAACCGCTGGTCAAGTACACAACCGAATATACGTTCCGTCCCTATCTTCTGGAGAGTTGGGATGTGAATGACGACGCTACCGAATACACGCTGCACGTGCGCAAGGGCGTGACCTGGTCGAATGGCGATGCCTTCACCGCCGATGACGTCATCTTCAACCTGAAGCGTTGGGCCGACAAGAAGGCCGAGGGCAATTCGATGCCCGGCCGTCTCGGCACGCTGGTCAAGGACGACAAGCTGGACGAGAGCGCGGTAACCAAGGTCGACGACCTGACGATCAAGCTGAAGCTCGGCACGCCGGACATCGCGCTGATCCCGAACATGTGCGACTATCCCGGCCTCATCGTCCACAAGACCTTCGACGAGAAGGGCGGCGACTTCAAAGCCTGCCCGATCGGCACCGGCCCGTTCGAGCTCGTCTCCTACGACGTCGGCCAGAAAGTGGTCTACAAGCGCCGCGAAGACAACAAGTGGTGGGACGGCGAGGTCTTCCTCGATGGCGTCGAGTTCATCGACTACGGCACCGATCCGGCTGCCACGGTCAGCGCTTTCGAGGCCGGCGAAGTGCATACCAATTTCGAGACCTCGGCCGACTATGTGTCGATCCTCGACGGCCTGGACCTGGTGAAGTCCGAAATCGTCACCGCCTCGACCATCGTCTGCCGCGCCAATATCGCCAACAAGCCCTACGACGACCAGAAGGTCCGTAATGCGCTGCAGCTCGCGGTCGACAACAGTGTTGTCCTCCAGCTCGGTTACGGCAATGCTGGCACGGTCGCCGAAAACCACCATGTCTGCCAGATCCATCCGGAGTATTTTGAGCTTGCGAAGGTTGCGCGCGATCCGGCCAAGGCGAAAGCACTGATGGCGGAAGCCGGCCAGGCCGACTTCGAGCACGATCTGATCACGGTTGACGAGGATTGGCACAAGAACACCGGCGATGCCATCGCCGCCCAGATGCGCGATGCCGGTATCAAGGTGAAGCGCACGGTGCTGCCGGGTTCGACGTTCTGGAACGACTGGACGAAGTATCCGCTGTCGATGACCAACTGGAACATGCGCCCGCTCGGCGTCCAGGTTCTGGCGATCGGTTACCGCACCGGCGAAGCCTGGAACGAGACAGCCTATTCGAATCCTGAATGGGACGCCAAGCTCAATGCCGCGCTCGCCGTCGCCGACGCCGCCAAGCGCAAGGAAATGATGAAGGACATCGAGCAGATCCTGCAGGATTCCGGCATCATCATTCAGCCGTACTGGCGCAAGCTCTACAGCCATTCGGTCAAGGCGGTGCAGAACTACAAGATGCATCCGACCTTCGAGCGCGACTACGGCAAGGTATGGCTCGACGAGGCCTGATCGGGCCGATACCGGAAAAGGGGCAGTTCGCCCCTTTTCTCGCTCTTTGCATCAACCCCGAACCGACAAGTCCGCGCAGCAAGAAAGTTGCGGACTCTTCGGTCGGGGGCGTGCAATAAAACAAGGCTGATCGCATCCGAGGGCCTGTTTTGACGGCTTGCTCTGTCGCCTGACGGCAGGGCTCGCTTTCAAGATTGGCTCCAACCCCAACCAGACCGGCAGGGGGCCGCCATGCTTTCTTTCGTTATCAGGCGTCTCGGTACCATGGCATTGACGATGCTGTGCTTGACGATGGTCGTCTTCTTCCTGATCAATCTCGACCCGAATCTGAAGAAGCTGGCGATCAGCCAGACGGAGATGCATACCTCGGCCGAGCAGCTGGAAAGCTGGCTGGTGGAACATGGCTACCGGCAGAACTTCTTCGCCCGCTATGGCCAATGGTTGGGCATCATGCCCAAGCAGCCGGTGACTGATCCGGAGACGGGCAAGCCGGCGCAGCGTTTCTCCTTCTGCAACGATCCGCTCGAGCCGACATTTTCAGGCATCCTGCAGGGCGATTTCGGTTGCTCGACCAAGTTCAAGACGACGGTCGCGTCGAAGCTGTTTCCAGCACTTGGCGCCACCGGCATCCTGATGCTCTGCGTGCTTTTGGTGATGGTGCCGGTCTCGCTCTTGATCGGCATCCTTGCCGGCATGCGCGAGGGCTCGCGGACCGACCGCGTGCTGTCGGTGGCGTCGATCGCCTCGACGGCGACGCCCGAATATGTGTCGGGCGTCATTTTCACCATCGTCTTCGCCTCGTGGCTCGGTTGGCTGAACGGTTCTGCGGCCTCGGCCAGCCAGGGCATCACCTTCTACAATTTCACCTTGCCGGTGATGACGCTGGCGATCTACGGCATCGGCTACATCGCCCGCATGACACGCGCCTCAATGGTCGAGGTGATGACGCAGCAATATATCCGCACTGCCCGCCTGAAAGGCCTCGGCTTCGGCAGCGTCGTGGTGAAGCACGCTTTGCGCAACGCGCTGATCGCGCCCTTCACGGTCATCATGCTGCAGTTTCCCTGGCTGCTCACCGGCGTCGTCATCGTCGAGGTGATGTTCCGCTACCAAGGCTTTGGCTACACGCTGGTCGAGGCCGCCGGCAACAACGACATCGACCTTTTGCTCGGCTGTTCGCTGGTCTCGGTGTTTATCGTCCTGATCACCCAGCTCATTTCCGATGTCGGCTACGCGTTTCTCAATCCGCGTATCAGAGTCCAGTAGGAGATCGGGCGGATGCAGGTCGAATATCTTAGTGCCTTCAATATCGTCCTTGGCGTGCTTGCACGTTTCTGGCCGGTCTGGATCGCTCTCGCCCTGGTGATGGGAGCGAGCTTTACCTACAAGAAGAGGCTCGGCCTCTACGGCCAGCTCTTCGACAGCGGCGTCGGCATCGTCGGTGTCGGCATCTGCCTGTTCTGGCTGTTCACGGCGATCTTCGCGGCCACCATCGCGCCCTTCGATCCGCTCGCCCAGGTCCCGATCATGAAGGACGCGTTGCCGGGCGCGATCGAACCGAAATCGGGACTTGTCTACCTGTTCGGCGGCGACAAGCTCGCCCGCGACGTGTTCAGCCGCATGGTGTATGGCAGCCAGATCGTGTTGATCATCGCGCCGGCGGCGACCGGCTTCGCGCTGATGGTCGGCATCACGCTCGGCCTGCCGGCCGGCTATTATGGCGGCAAGATCGATACGGTGCTGTCGTTCCTCGCCAATCTCGTGCTGGCTTTCCCGGTGATCCTGCTGTTCTACCTTCTGGTGACGCCGGGCATCATGGACACGCCGATCCCCTACGCAATGGCCGGGCTGTTCTTCATGTTCCCGATCATCTTCTTCAGCGTGCTGTTCTGGACTCGTTACAAGAACCGGCCCGATCGTCTCTACATTCTCCTCGGACTGACGCTGATCCTTGGCGGCTGGGTCTATGCCGGTCTCGTCTTCGACGCCGATCCGCTTAAGATCATCCACATCGATCCCAACCAGCTCAACATCTTCGTGGCGGTGGTGTTCGCCTCCAGCCCCGGCGTGTTCCGCATCGTGCGCGGCCTGGTCATGGACATCAAGACGCGGGACTATGTGGCGGCGGCGCAGACGCGCGGTGAATCGCCCTGGTACATCATGCTGTGGGAAATCCTGCCCAATGCGCGCGGACCGCTGATCGTCGATGCCTGCCTGCGCATCGGCTACACCACGATCCTGCTCGGCACGCTCGGCTATTTCGGCCTGGGGCTGGCGCCGGAGAGCCCGGACTGGGGCACCGCGATCAAGGATGCCAGCCGCCTGCTGCGCTCCTTCATCCATCCGGCGCTGCCGCCGACAATCGCGCTAATGTCGTTTGTGCTCGGCCTCAACCTTCTCGCCGACTCGCTGCGCGAACAATCGATGAAAGACTGATCGAGGACGGGTTTTCTGAACCCAGACGTGCCTGAAAAACAAGGATTGGAGCGACCCATGAATGAGGCAGTTCGAAATCCCGGCAAGCCGACCGATGGGCCGATCATCGAGATCGAGAACCTTTCGATCTCCTTCTTCACCCGCAAGGGCGAGATACCGGCCGTCATGGATTTTTCCTGCACGGTCATGCCTGGCGAGGCGATGGGCATCGTCGGCGAATCCGGTTGCGGCAAGTCTACCGTGTCGCTCGGCATCATGCGCGACCTCTCCAACATCGGAAAGATCGTCGGCGGCAAGATAAAGTTCCAGGGCAAGGACATGGGCGAGCTGTCCGACGAGGAACTGCGCGCCATCCGCGGCAACAAGATCGCGATGATCTACCAGGAGCCGATGGCGAGCCTGAACCCGGCGATGAAGGTCGGCCAACAATTGATGGAAGTGCCGCTGATCCACGACAAGGTGTCGAAGGAAGAGGCTTACAAACGCGCGCTGGAAATGGTGCGCTCGGTCAGGCTGCCCGATCCCGAGCGCATGATGCGCTCCTACCCGCACCAGCTTTCCGGCGGCCAGCAGCAGCGCATCGTCATTGCCATGGCACTGTTGTCGAAGCCGGCGCTGCTGCTGCTCGACGAGCCGACGACGGCGCTCGACGTGACGGTGGAGGCCGGCATCGTCGACCTGGTCAAGGGCCTCGGCGAGAAGTTCGGCACCTCGATGATCTTCGTGTCGCACAATCTCGGCCTGATCCTGGAGACCTGCGACCGCATCACGGTGATGTATTCGGGCGAAGCGGTGGAGACCGGCAAGATCAAGGACGTGTTCGACCGGATGCGCCATCCCTATACGCAAGGCCTGTTCCGCTCGATCCCGCTGCCCGGCGCCGACAAGAACACGCGGCCGCTTGTCTCGATCCCGGGGCAATTGCCGCTGCCGCACGAGCGGCCGAAGGGCTGTAATTTCGGCCCGCGCTGCCACCATTTCGTCGAGGGCGTCTGCAACGCCGCCGAAATCCCGATGATCGCGGTCGAGGGCCATGACGGCCATTTTTCGCGCTGCGTGCGCTTCAACGAGATCGACTGGGAAGCGCTGCCCCCCGGCGCCAAGAAGGTCAACGAGCGCGTCGTGCCCGGCGCGCCGGTGCTCAAGATCGAGGATTTGAGGAAGTACTACAAGGTCGGTGGCAACGAAGTGTTCGGTTCGAGCGAAGGCCGCGTCGTCAAGGCCAACGAGACGATCTCGTTCATGGCGCGCGAATCCGAGACCGTCGCCATCGTCGGCGAATCCGGTTGCGGGAAGTCGACGCTGGCCAAGGTGCTGCTCGGGCTGGAGACGGCAAGCTCCGGCAGCGTGACGCTCGGTAACAAGGAGATCCAGTCGACCGGCATCGAAAAGCGCAGCGTGGAAACGGTGTCATCGATCCAGATGGTGTTCCAGAATCCGTTCGACACCCTCAATCCCAGCCATTCGGTCGGCTCGCAGATCATCCGCACGCTGGAGAAGTTCAATGTCGGCAACACGGTGGCCGATCGCCGCAAGCGCATGCTTGAACTTCTCGACCTGGTGAAGCTGCCGAGGGCGTTCGAGACCCGCAAGCCACGCCAGCTGTCAGGCGGCCAGAAACAGCGCATCGGCGTGGCGCGGGCCTTTGCCGGCGATGCCAAGGTGGTGGTGGCCGACGAGCCGGTCTCGGCGCTCGACGTGTCGGTTCAGGCGGCGGTGACCGAACTGCTGATGGACATCCAACGCAAGAACAAGAC containing:
- a CDS encoding ABC transporter permease, yielding MLSFVIRRLGTMALTMLCLTMVVFFLINLDPNLKKLAISQTEMHTSAEQLESWLVEHGYRQNFFARYGQWLGIMPKQPVTDPETGKPAQRFSFCNDPLEPTFSGILQGDFGCSTKFKTTVASKLFPALGATGILMLCVLLVMVPVSLLIGILAGMREGSRTDRVLSVASIASTATPEYVSGVIFTIVFASWLGWLNGSAASASQGITFYNFTLPVMTLAIYGIGYIARMTRASMVEVMTQQYIRTARLKGLGFGSVVVKHALRNALIAPFTVIMLQFPWLLTGVVIVEVMFRYQGFGYTLVEAAGNNDIDLLLGCSLVSVFIVLITQLISDVGYAFLNPRIRVQ
- a CDS encoding ABC transporter permease, which codes for MQVEYLSAFNIVLGVLARFWPVWIALALVMGASFTYKKRLGLYGQLFDSGVGIVGVGICLFWLFTAIFAATIAPFDPLAQVPIMKDALPGAIEPKSGLVYLFGGDKLARDVFSRMVYGSQIVLIIAPAATGFALMVGITLGLPAGYYGGKIDTVLSFLANLVLAFPVILLFYLLVTPGIMDTPIPYAMAGLFFMFPIIFFSVLFWTRYKNRPDRLYILLGLTLILGGWVYAGLVFDADPLKIIHIDPNQLNIFVAVVFASSPGVFRIVRGLVMDIKTRDYVAAAQTRGESPWYIMLWEILPNARGPLIVDACLRIGYTTILLGTLGYFGLGLAPESPDWGTAIKDASRLLRSFIHPALPPTIALMSFVLGLNLLADSLREQSMKD
- a CDS encoding ABC transporter ATP-binding protein, yielding MNEAVRNPGKPTDGPIIEIENLSISFFTRKGEIPAVMDFSCTVMPGEAMGIVGESGCGKSTVSLGIMRDLSNIGKIVGGKIKFQGKDMGELSDEELRAIRGNKIAMIYQEPMASLNPAMKVGQQLMEVPLIHDKVSKEEAYKRALEMVRSVRLPDPERMMRSYPHQLSGGQQQRIVIAMALLSKPALLLLDEPTTALDVTVEAGIVDLVKGLGEKFGTSMIFVSHNLGLILETCDRITVMYSGEAVETGKIKDVFDRMRHPYTQGLFRSIPLPGADKNTRPLVSIPGQLPLPHERPKGCNFGPRCHHFVEGVCNAAEIPMIAVEGHDGHFSRCVRFNEIDWEALPPGAKKVNERVVPGAPVLKIEDLRKYYKVGGNEVFGSSEGRVVKANETISFMARESETVAIVGESGCGKSTLAKVLLGLETASSGSVTLGNKEIQSTGIEKRSVETVSSIQMVFQNPFDTLNPSHSVGSQIIRTLEKFNVGNTVADRRKRMLELLDLVKLPRAFETRKPRQLSGGQKQRIGVARAFAGDAKVVVADEPVSALDVSVQAAVTELLMDIQRKNKTTMLFISHDLSVVRYIADRVVVMYLGYIVEQGTTDQIFSPPYHPYTEALLSAIPIADTSVVKRHIVLEGDIPSAMNPPSGCPFQTRCGYKKLVPDNLCETKVPPVKHLGDGHMSLCWLADDVLAKMEPVISFDKEHAAHEGVPEDAPHGTGPGFAGVPPKRPRGKKPS